From one Cyprinus carpio isolate SPL01 chromosome B3, ASM1834038v1, whole genome shotgun sequence genomic stretch:
- the LOC122136423 gene encoding zinc finger protein 723-like: MRVHTGVKQFTCDQCGKSFSQSSHLKDHINIHTGEKPYKCSHCDKRFSRSGNLKTHERIHTGEKPHTCDQCGKSFTIKGQLSAHMRVHTGEKPYTCDQCGTSFTQAGHLKNHMKIHTREKLNTCDQCGNMFLNASALKQHMNVHTKEKPHSCHLCGKSFLCLQSLKEHQKLHTAVREYMCFECEKTFTSAKCLKLHLRIHTGEKPYKCSHCDKRFNQSATLKKHERLHTGEKPYPCTACGKCFNNSSALHRHTKNIHSK, from the coding sequence atgagagttcatactggagtgAAAcagttcacatgtgatcagtgcgggaagagtttctcaCAATCATCACACCTTAAGGATCACATAaacattcacactggagagaaaccatacaagtgttcacattgtgacaagagattcagtcggtcaggaaatctgaaaacacatgagaggatccacactggagagaaaccgcacacatgtgatcagtgcgggaagagtttcacaatAAAAGGACAACTTTCAGCAcatatgagagttcatactggagagaaaccatacacatgtgatcaatgtgggacAAGTTTCACACAAGCAGGACATCTTAAGAATCACATGAAGATCCACACTAGAGAGAAACTgaacacatgtgatcagtgcgggaatatgtttttaaatgcttcagcCCTAAAGCAGCACATGAatgttcatacaaaggagaaaccacattcatgtcatttgtgtggaaagagttttttatGTCtacaaagtttgaaagaacatcaGAAATTGCATACTgctgtgagagagtacatgtgctttgaatgtgaaaagacttttacttcAGCTAAGTGTTTAAAACTGCAcctgaggatccacactggagaaaaaccttacaagtgttcacactgtgacaagagattcaatcaGTCAGCAACCCTGAAAAAACATGAGAGGCTCCACACGGGAGAGAAACCGTATCCCTGCACCgcatgtgggaagtgtttcaataattcatctgctttacacagacacacaaaaaacattcacagtaaatag